Proteins encoded within one genomic window of Micromonospora halotolerans:
- a CDS encoding helix-turn-helix domain-containing protein: MDVLELLAHPVRLRIVHAMRGGRTLTTAQLCARISDVSKATVYRHVDLLAGGGILEVADERRVRGAVERRYRLRQDRAVIDPAVMELLSADDHRRAFATAMAALLAEFDAYLDRENADPAADLVGYRQHALWLSRDELRELIGELRTAIAPRLANRSTPDRARYLLSPILFPTEEPNTDPDADPSDPPEAPGAAAV, translated from the coding sequence ATGGACGTCCTGGAGCTCCTGGCCCACCCGGTGCGGCTGCGGATCGTGCACGCCATGCGGGGCGGCCGCACGCTCACGACCGCGCAGCTCTGCGCCCGGATCTCCGATGTCTCGAAGGCGACCGTCTACCGGCACGTCGACCTGCTGGCCGGCGGAGGCATCCTGGAGGTCGCCGACGAGCGCCGGGTACGCGGCGCGGTGGAGCGTCGATACCGCCTGCGCCAGGACCGGGCGGTCATCGACCCCGCCGTGATGGAACTCCTCTCCGCCGACGACCATCGACGGGCGTTCGCCACCGCGATGGCCGCCCTGCTCGCCGAGTTCGACGCCTACCTCGACCGCGAGAACGCCGACCCGGCGGCGGACCTCGTCGGCTACCGACAGCACGCGCTCTGGCTCAGCAGGGACGAACTCCGTGAGCTGATCGGCGAACTGCGGACGGCCATCGCGCCCCGGCTGGCGAACCGATCGACACCCGACCGCGCCCGATACCTCCTCAGCCCGATCCTCTTCCCGACCGAGGAACCGAACACCGATCCCGACGCGGACCCGTCGGACCCTCCGGAAGCCCCCGGCGCCGCCGCGGTCTGA
- the rph gene encoding rifamycin-inactivating phosphotransferase, translating into MTERYVRGLPEVDEGQVAIVGGKGAHLGALTRIDGIDVPPGFCVTTDAFRRVMAEAPSIDDRLDELSRLAPDDREAIRAVSAEVRRTIEGTALADDVAAAITRALTRLGEQAAYAVRSSATAEDLPTASFAGQQDTYLNVLGTAAILQHVSRCWASLFTERAVTYRQRNGIDHRTVHMAVVVQKMVFPQVSGILFTADPVTSHRKVATVEASFGLGEALVSGLVNADAYTVREGAIVDRTIGTKRLAVHALPAGGTTEQAIDAAWQDRPALTDAQVIRLVQLGRRIEAHFGHPQDIEWCLVDGDFQIVQSRPITTLFPVPETGDGGNHVFISVGHQQMMTDPMKPLGLSVWQLTAMAPMYDAGGRLFVDATRALAAPSSRAGLLEMAGRSDPLVRDALETVIDRGDFLPSLPDQAPTGPRAGGAPAPIETDPAIVTDLIDRSQASIATLRRDIATQSGPALFEFLLAAFQEHKRLLAEPRSMQAIMAGMEATWWLNDQLWAWLGEKNAADTLTLSAPHNVTSEMGLALLDVADVIRPHAEVVAFLREVEDEDFLDELATLPGGPEAREAILAFLDTYGMRCVGEIDITRPRWSERPTTLVPVILDNIRNFAPGARERRFEQGRQEAAKKEQDVLARLRALPDGERKADEAKRMIDRVRTFIGYREYPKYAIVSRYFVYKQALLREAERLVRANVLREKEDIFFLTFQELHDVVRTNQVDDRLIRRRKDDFRSYHALTPPRVLTSEGEGITGAYRRDDVPAGALVGLPVSGGVVEGRARVILDLADADLDPGDILVTAYTDPSWSPLFVAVKGLVTEVGGLMTHGAVVAREYGLPSVVGVAHATRLIRDGQRIRVHGTDGYVEILP; encoded by the coding sequence ATGACCGAGCGGTACGTGCGGGGTCTCCCCGAGGTCGACGAGGGGCAGGTCGCGATCGTCGGCGGCAAGGGCGCGCATCTCGGGGCGCTGACCCGGATCGACGGCATCGACGTGCCGCCCGGCTTCTGCGTCACGACGGACGCCTTCCGGCGGGTCATGGCCGAGGCGCCGTCGATCGACGACCGGCTCGACGAGCTGTCGCGCCTGGCCCCGGACGACCGGGAGGCGATCCGCGCGGTCAGCGCGGAGGTCCGCCGGACCATCGAGGGAACCGCCCTTGCCGACGATGTGGCGGCGGCGATCACCCGCGCTCTCACCCGACTCGGGGAACAGGCGGCCTACGCCGTCCGATCGAGCGCGACGGCCGAGGACCTGCCGACGGCCTCCTTCGCGGGCCAGCAGGACACCTACCTCAACGTCCTGGGGACGGCCGCGATCCTCCAGCACGTCAGCCGGTGCTGGGCCTCGCTCTTCACCGAGCGGGCCGTGACCTACCGCCAGCGGAACGGCATCGACCACCGCACCGTCCACATGGCCGTCGTCGTGCAGAAGATGGTCTTCCCGCAGGTGTCCGGCATCCTGTTCACGGCCGACCCCGTGACGTCCCACCGGAAGGTCGCCACCGTGGAGGCCAGCTTCGGCCTCGGCGAGGCTCTGGTCTCCGGGCTGGTGAACGCGGACGCCTACACGGTGCGGGAGGGTGCGATCGTCGACCGGACGATCGGCACGAAGCGGCTCGCCGTCCACGCCCTACCGGCCGGCGGGACGACCGAACAGGCGATCGACGCGGCGTGGCAGGACCGGCCGGCGCTCACGGATGCACAGGTCATCCGGCTGGTGCAGCTGGGCCGGCGGATCGAAGCCCACTTCGGCCACCCACAGGACATCGAATGGTGCCTGGTCGACGGCGACTTCCAGATCGTGCAGAGCCGGCCGATCACCACGCTGTTCCCCGTCCCCGAGACCGGCGACGGAGGGAACCACGTCTTCATCTCGGTCGGTCACCAGCAGATGATGACCGACCCCATGAAGCCCCTGGGGCTCTCCGTGTGGCAGCTGACGGCCATGGCACCGATGTACGACGCCGGCGGCAGGCTGTTCGTCGACGCCACCCGGGCCCTGGCAGCGCCGTCGAGCCGCGCCGGCCTGCTGGAGATGGCGGGCAGATCCGATCCCCTGGTCCGGGACGCGCTGGAGACCGTCATCGACCGCGGCGACTTCCTCCCGTCGCTCCCCGACCAGGCCCCGACGGGGCCGCGCGCCGGCGGCGCGCCGGCGCCGATCGAGACCGATCCGGCCATCGTCACCGACCTGATCGACCGCAGCCAGGCGTCCATCGCCACCCTGCGGCGCGACATCGCGACGCAGTCCGGCCCGGCGCTGTTCGAGTTCCTCCTGGCGGCGTTCCAGGAGCACAAGCGGCTCCTGGCCGAACCGCGGAGCATGCAGGCGATCATGGCGGGCATGGAGGCCACCTGGTGGCTCAACGACCAGCTGTGGGCATGGCTGGGCGAGAAGAACGCGGCCGACACGCTGACCCTGTCCGCGCCGCACAACGTCACGTCGGAGATGGGCCTGGCGCTCCTGGACGTCGCCGACGTCATCCGCCCGCACGCCGAGGTGGTCGCCTTCCTGCGGGAGGTCGAGGACGAGGACTTCCTGGACGAGCTGGCCACGCTCCCGGGCGGCCCGGAAGCACGGGAGGCCATCCTGGCCTTCCTCGACACATACGGCATGCGCTGTGTCGGCGAGATCGACATCACGAGGCCGCGCTGGAGCGAACGCCCCACCACCCTCGTGCCCGTCATCCTCGACAACATCCGGAACTTCGCGCCGGGCGCCCGGGAGCGGCGCTTCGAGCAGGGGCGCCAGGAGGCGGCGAAGAAGGAACAGGACGTCCTGGCACGCCTGCGGGCCCTGCCGGACGGCGAGCGGAAGGCGGACGAGGCCAAGCGGATGATCGACCGGGTCCGCACCTTCATCGGGTACCGGGAGTATCCGAAGTACGCCATCGTCAGCCGCTACTTCGTCTACAAGCAGGCCCTGCTCAGGGAGGCCGAACGCCTCGTGCGGGCGAACGTCCTCCGCGAGAAGGAGGACATCTTCTTCCTCACGTTCCAGGAGCTGCACGACGTCGTACGCACGAACCAGGTGGATGACCGGCTCATCCGCAGGCGGAAGGACGACTTCCGGTCGTATCACGCGCTCACGCCACCCCGGGTGCTCACCTCGGAGGGTGAGGGCATCACCGGGGCGTACCGACGCGACGACGTGCCGGCCGGCGCGCTGGTCGGCCTCCCGGTCTCCGGCGGGGTCGTCGAGGGGCGGGCCCGGGTCATCCTGGACCTGGCCGACGCCGACCTCGACCCCGGCGACATCCTGGTCACCGCGTACACCGACCCGAGCTGGTCACCCCTGTTCGTCGCGGTCAAGGGACTGGTGACCGAGGTCGGCGGCCTCATGACCCACGGTGCGGTGGTCGCCCGGGAGTACGGCCTGCCCTCCGTCGTCGGCGTGGCGCACGCGACCAGGCTGATCCGGGACGGGCAGCGGATCCGCGTGCACGGCACCGACGGCTACGTGGAGATCCTGCCCTGA
- a CDS encoding HAD family hydrolase → MIDAVFFDVGGTILDESREFGDWADWFGVPRHTFSAVFGAAIARGLDWQEPFRVFRPNFNLAVELERRAAAGKPEAFGEEDLYPDARSCLRSLKDQGLFVGLAGNQPAHAEASLRALDLPVDVIGTSHGWGVAKPAPAFFAHVIRASGGAASSILYVGDRPDNDVRPAMAAGMKTCLIRRGPWGHILDMPAVAAQCLFRIDSLDELPNLVAKHNAAGG, encoded by the coding sequence GTGATCGACGCGGTCTTCTTCGATGTCGGCGGGACGATTCTCGACGAGTCCCGCGAGTTCGGGGACTGGGCGGACTGGTTCGGCGTTCCACGGCACACCTTCTCGGCGGTTTTCGGCGCGGCGATCGCACGGGGCCTGGACTGGCAGGAACCGTTCCGGGTCTTCCGGCCCAACTTCAACCTCGCGGTCGAGCTCGAACGGCGGGCAGCCGCCGGCAAACCGGAGGCGTTCGGCGAAGAGGATCTCTACCCCGACGCGCGATCGTGCCTGAGGTCCCTGAAGGACCAGGGCCTGTTCGTGGGCCTGGCCGGCAACCAGCCGGCCCATGCCGAGGCGAGCCTCCGGGCTCTCGACCTGCCCGTGGATGTGATCGGCACGTCGCACGGTTGGGGCGTGGCGAAGCCGGCACCGGCCTTCTTCGCGCACGTCATCCGTGCGAGCGGTGGTGCCGCGTCGTCGATCCTGTACGTCGGCGACCGGCCCGACAACGACGTACGCCCGGCCATGGCGGCTGGCATGAAGACGTGCCTGATCCGGCGCGGCCCGTGGGGTCACATCCTCGACATGCCCGCCGTGGCCGCGCAGTGCCTGTTCCGCATCGATTCGCTGGACGAACTTCCGAACCTGGTGGCGAAGCACAACGCGGCAGGCGGCTGA
- a CDS encoding response regulator transcription factor, which yields MIRLLLAEDQGMMRGALALLLNLEPDIEVVAEAGTAAEALEAALSNRPDVALLDIELPDGSGLDTAATLRERLPGCRVLILTTFGRPGYLRRAMEAGAAGFLVKDGPVEELASAVRRVLAGQRVIDPALAAAALSTGPNPLTDRERNVLAAAVDGATVADIAARLRLSESTVRNYLSAAIGKTGTRNRIEAAVSARANGWI from the coding sequence ATGATCCGGCTGCTGCTCGCGGAGGACCAGGGCATGATGCGCGGCGCGCTGGCCCTGCTGTTGAACCTCGAACCCGACATCGAGGTGGTGGCGGAGGCGGGGACCGCCGCCGAGGCGTTGGAGGCGGCCCTGAGCAACCGCCCGGACGTGGCGCTGCTGGACATCGAGCTGCCCGACGGCAGCGGCCTGGACACCGCGGCGACGCTGCGGGAACGGTTGCCCGGCTGCCGGGTGCTGATCCTCACCACCTTCGGCCGGCCCGGCTACCTGCGGCGGGCGATGGAGGCCGGCGCCGCCGGTTTCCTGGTCAAGGACGGGCCGGTGGAGGAACTGGCGTCGGCGGTCCGGCGCGTCCTGGCCGGTCAGCGGGTGATCGATCCGGCTCTCGCGGCGGCGGCCCTGTCGACCGGCCCGAACCCGCTCACCGACCGGGAGCGGAACGTGCTGGCCGCCGCCGTGGACGGCGCCACCGTCGCCGACATCGCGGCCCGCCTGCGCCTGTCCGAGAGCACCGTCCGCAACTACCTGTCGGCCGCCATCGGCAAGACCGGCACCCGCAACCGGATCGAGGCGGCCGTCAGCGCCCGGGCGAACGGCTGGATCTAG
- a CDS encoding sensor histidine kinase: MPRDSPAPGAADRSRQRRGLVLVAAHTLWLWLLLPPAAAITRGQVQPAPVAAVGLGAFALLYLALVAVPVADLAVRPALHHAGLALLALLGLAAAYAGAPEGWLALLLYVCSAGAVGLVRTGWGFGWVGGSVAAVLVIGTARRLPADDTAQVALITLLGGAMTLAFTRVARLVDELRRTQRELARTVVERERLRFAKDLHDLLGHTLSLVVVKAEVVRRLTPTDPGRAAAEAADIERIGRTALAEVREAVTGYREHGFGRELDNARSVLADVGITVTVRESGHPLDVEADDAFRWVLREGVTNVLRHSRASRCDIEVSADAERAVLTVRDDGVGGRPEPGNGLRGLTERIEQAGGTLHVGPARGGGLLLTARVPAVPQGTVTA, translated from the coding sequence ATGCCCCGGGACAGCCCCGCGCCGGGTGCCGCCGACCGGAGCCGGCAGCGCCGCGGCCTCGTGCTCGTGGCCGCTCACACGCTGTGGCTGTGGCTGCTGCTGCCCCCGGCCGCCGCCATCACACGAGGGCAGGTGCAGCCCGCACCCGTGGCAGCGGTCGGACTGGGCGCCTTCGCGCTGCTCTACCTCGCGCTGGTGGCCGTGCCCGTGGCGGACCTGGCGGTCCGGCCGGCTCTGCACCACGCCGGTCTGGCCCTGCTCGCGCTGCTCGGGCTCGCCGCCGCCTACGCGGGCGCCCCGGAGGGCTGGCTGGCCCTGCTCCTGTACGTCTGCTCCGCGGGCGCGGTGGGGCTGGTCCGGACGGGCTGGGGCTTCGGCTGGGTCGGCGGCAGCGTCGCCGCCGTCCTGGTGATCGGGACAGCGCGCCGCCTGCCGGCCGACGACACCGCCCAGGTGGCCCTCATCACGCTGCTCGGCGGCGCCATGACCCTGGCGTTCACGCGGGTGGCCCGCCTGGTGGACGAGCTCCGCCGCACCCAGCGGGAGCTGGCCCGGACGGTGGTGGAGCGGGAACGACTCCGGTTCGCCAAGGACCTGCACGACCTGCTCGGGCACACCCTGTCGCTGGTGGTGGTGAAGGCGGAGGTGGTGCGGCGGCTCACCCCGACGGACCCGGGCCGGGCCGCCGCCGAGGCGGCCGACATCGAGCGGATCGGACGCACCGCGCTCGCCGAGGTCCGCGAGGCGGTCACCGGCTACCGCGAGCACGGCTTCGGCCGGGAGCTGGACAACGCGCGGAGCGTCCTGGCCGACGTCGGCATCACGGTCACCGTGCGGGAGAGCGGGCATCCGCTCGACGTCGAGGCCGACGATGCGTTCCGGTGGGTGCTGCGCGAGGGCGTGACCAACGTGCTGCGGCACAGCCGCGCGTCGCGGTGCGACATCGAGGTCAGCGCCGACGCCGAGAGGGCGGTGCTGACCGTCCGGGACGACGGCGTGGGTGGCCGGCCCGAGCCGGGCAACGGCCTGCGTGGTCTCACCGAGCGCATCGAGCAGGCGGGCGGGACCCTCCACGTCGGCCCGGCCCGCGGTGGTGGACTGCTGCTCACCGCCCGGGTCCCCGCGGTCCCACAGGGGACGGTGACCGCATGA
- a CDS encoding ABC transporter permease, translating to MRAYLRFELRRLARDPRLALFTVLGPVVTYLIFSGLTSGGDRLEGVDAAAALMVGLAGYGAVAGVLSVGSLVAQERAVGWLHQLRVTPLPPWRAVGAKALVCTLSGVPSVLAVGVTGWLQHHIELGAGRWLALLLLMWVGTVPFALLGLAIGYGVAPHLAQPVNFLAFLGLSVLGGLLVPVTYFPTALRQLAHALPTYRYAELGWRSVAGLAPTPSGLGLLTAWTVVFAAVAAWAYRRATARR from the coding sequence ATGCGCGCCTACCTGCGATTCGAGCTGCGCCGGCTGGCCCGGGACCCCCGCCTCGCGCTGTTCACCGTCCTGGGCCCCGTGGTCACGTACCTGATCTTCTCGGGTCTGACCAGCGGCGGCGACCGGCTGGAGGGTGTGGACGCGGCGGCCGCCCTCATGGTGGGGCTGGCCGGGTACGGCGCCGTGGCGGGCGTGCTCTCGGTGGGGTCGCTGGTCGCCCAGGAACGCGCGGTGGGCTGGCTGCACCAGCTCCGCGTCACCCCGCTGCCGCCCTGGCGGGCGGTCGGCGCGAAGGCCCTGGTCTGCACGCTCAGCGGGGTGCCGTCGGTGCTCGCGGTCGGCGTCACCGGGTGGCTCCAGCACCACATCGAGCTGGGTGCCGGCCGGTGGCTCGCGCTGCTGCTGCTCATGTGGGTCGGTACGGTGCCCTTCGCCCTGCTCGGGCTCGCCATCGGGTACGGGGTCGCGCCGCACCTCGCCCAGCCGGTCAACTTCCTGGCCTTCCTCGGCCTGTCGGTGCTCGGTGGCCTGCTGGTGCCGGTCACGTACTTCCCCACCGCGTTGCGGCAGCTGGCGCACGCGTTACCGACGTACCGGTACGCCGAACTCGGCTGGCGGTCGGTCGCCGGGCTGGCGCCCACCCCGTCCGGGTTGGGGCTGCTCACGGCGTGGACCGTGGTCTTCGCGGCCGTCGCGGCGTGGGCCTACCGGCGCGCGACCGCACGCCGTTGA
- a CDS encoding ABC transporter ATP-binding protein gives MDDTAVRLTGLTRRFGAVRAVDNLDLTIARGTTLALLGPNGAGKTTAISIMLGLTPPDAGTVSLFGRSPAEAVRAGLVGAMLQDSGVVPGATVREVIELARALYPRPLATDRILATAGLTDRADRRWDRLSGGEAQRARFAFALAGAPDLLVLDEPTAAMDVAARQAFWAAIQRYAAEGHTVLFSTHHLHEADEFADRVVVLAAGRVVADGPPAEIRGLAGGRTVAFDLAGATADGLERLPGVRSVAVRGDRVVLCTDDADATVLALAADRGFRNLEVSAALETAFLTLTATGTEH, from the coding sequence ATGGATGACACCGCGGTACGCCTCACCGGGCTCACCCGGCGGTTCGGAGCCGTTCGGGCCGTCGACAACCTCGACCTGACCATCGCGCGGGGAACCACCCTCGCCCTGCTCGGACCCAACGGCGCGGGGAAGACCACCGCCATCTCGATCATGCTCGGCCTCACCCCGCCCGACGCGGGCACCGTGTCCCTGTTCGGCCGGTCCCCCGCCGAGGCGGTCCGGGCCGGCCTGGTCGGCGCCATGCTCCAGGACTCCGGCGTGGTGCCCGGCGCCACCGTCCGCGAGGTGATCGAGCTGGCCCGCGCGCTCTACCCGCGCCCGTTGGCCACCGACCGGATCCTCGCGACCGCGGGGCTGACCGACCGGGCCGACCGGCGGTGGGACAGGCTCTCCGGCGGCGAGGCGCAACGCGCCCGGTTCGCGTTCGCACTGGCCGGCGCGCCGGACCTGCTGGTCCTCGACGAGCCGACCGCGGCCATGGACGTCGCGGCCCGGCAGGCCTTCTGGGCCGCCATCCAGCGGTACGCCGCCGAGGGCCACACCGTCCTGTTCAGCACCCACCACTTGCACGAGGCGGACGAGTTCGCCGACCGGGTCGTGGTGCTCGCCGCGGGTCGGGTGGTGGCCGACGGGCCGCCCGCGGAGATCCGTGGCCTGGCCGGCGGCCGTACCGTCGCGTTCGACCTCGCCGGGGCGACGGCCGACGGGCTGGAGCGGTTGCCCGGCGTCCGATCCGTGGCGGTGCGGGGCGACCGGGTGGTCCTCTGCACCGACGACGCCGACGCCACCGTCCTGGCGCTGGCCGCCGACCGCGGCTTCCGGAACCTGGAGGTCTCCGCCGCGCTGGAGACCGCCTTCCTCACCCTCACGGCCACCGGAACGGAGCACTGA
- a CDS encoding ArsR/SmtB family transcription factor — MAITLRFSPADLMRCRFAVSPALETIEAIRLTTPEDTPGYHQGFLHAMRDRLAALDLRPVTLLQPRRGYSPDFLSPPPTTARPRFEEELARIEATPLDRVAGEIARSLHETRGAARSSVGRRLLADPADALRLLTGVIRNVWDEVIRPVWPNVRALLDADVAHQSRRLAEGGLDRLFAELHPQLRWHDGVLTRDRGDHEDRQLTGEGLLLIPSAFKFDQVLVILDEPWQPTVIYPARGLGTLWQSTRTQELAAAGRLIGRSRATLLAGLTEPVSTTVLAHRHALAAGTVSQHLTVLREAGLAVGERHGHEIRYRRTPLGTALLSGTLPA; from the coding sequence ATGGCGATCACGCTGCGGTTCAGCCCGGCCGACCTCATGCGCTGCCGGTTCGCCGTGTCGCCGGCGCTGGAGACGATCGAGGCCATCCGGCTGACCACACCCGAAGACACCCCCGGCTACCACCAGGGCTTCCTCCACGCGATGCGGGACCGTCTGGCGGCGCTGGACCTGCGCCCGGTCACGCTGCTGCAACCCCGCCGCGGTTACAGCCCGGACTTCCTGTCCCCGCCGCCGACCACGGCCCGTCCCCGCTTCGAGGAGGAGCTGGCCCGCATCGAGGCGACCCCCCTCGACCGGGTGGCCGGGGAGATCGCCCGCTCGCTGCACGAGACCCGCGGCGCGGCGCGCAGCTCGGTGGGCCGCCGGCTGCTGGCCGACCCGGCCGACGCGCTGCGCCTGCTCACCGGCGTGATCCGGAACGTGTGGGACGAGGTGATCCGGCCGGTGTGGCCGAACGTCCGCGCCCTGCTCGACGCCGACGTGGCCCATCAGAGCCGCCGGCTCGCCGAGGGCGGCCTGGACCGCCTCTTCGCCGAACTGCACCCCCAGCTGCGCTGGCACGACGGGGTCCTCACCCGCGACCGCGGTGACCACGAGGACCGCCAGCTCACCGGCGAGGGCCTGCTGCTCATCCCGAGCGCGTTCAAGTTCGACCAGGTCCTGGTGATCCTCGACGAGCCGTGGCAGCCCACCGTGATCTATCCGGCGCGCGGCCTGGGCACCCTGTGGCAGTCGACGCGGACGCAGGAGCTGGCGGCCGCGGGCCGCCTCATCGGGCGCAGCCGCGCCACCCTCCTGGCCGGGCTGACCGAGCCCGTCAGCACGACCGTCCTGGCCCACCGGCACGCCCTGGCAGCCGGCACCGTGTCGCAGCATCTGACCGTGCTCCGCGAGGCCGGGCTGGCGGTGGGCGAGCGTCACGGGCACGAGATCCGCTACCGCCGCACGCCGCTGGGCACCGCGCTGCTCAGCGGGACGCTCCCCGCCTGA
- a CDS encoding tetratricopeptide repeat protein, translating into MTTSPDWERRSAELWASIDDHEPAEFRKRVDALAAELPDGDPVAAFERACAFDSTGHSDRAVPLYRAALAGGISGIRRRRSVIQLASSLRNVGRAEEAVDLLTAERQQPADELDDAVSATLALALTSVGREREAVAVAVAALAPHLPRYQRSMANYARLLVEPEEAES; encoded by the coding sequence ATGACGACATCACCGGACTGGGAACGACGCAGCGCCGAACTGTGGGCTTCCATCGACGACCACGAACCCGCGGAGTTCCGCAAACGCGTCGACGCGCTCGCCGCCGAACTGCCGGACGGCGACCCCGTGGCCGCGTTCGAGCGCGCCTGCGCCTTCGACTCCACCGGCCACTCCGACCGGGCCGTGCCGCTGTACCGGGCCGCGCTGGCCGGCGGCATCTCCGGCATCCGCCGCCGGCGGTCGGTGATCCAGTTGGCCAGCTCGCTGCGCAACGTGGGCCGGGCGGAGGAGGCGGTCGACCTGCTCACGGCCGAGCGGCAGCAGCCGGCCGACGAGCTCGACGACGCGGTCAGCGCCACGCTGGCCCTGGCGCTGACCAGCGTGGGCCGGGAACGGGAGGCCGTCGCCGTCGCGGTCGCCGCGCTGGCCCCGCACCTGCCCCGCTACCAGCGTTCCATGGCCAACTACGCCCGCCTGCTGGTCGAGCCCGAGGAGGCGGAGAGCTAG
- a CDS encoding MFS transporter codes for MTVLAARPAPVTAPAARSVSFLPVLLTATFMTAIDAFIVNVALPAMQRDLNAGPAALEWVVAGYVLAVAAGLITGGRLGDRYGRRRIFGLGLALFTAASVLCGLAPTAGVLLGARVLQGLAAALLMPQVLAIVRTSVAPAEQPKAFARYGLTMGLGAVFGQLIGGLLIQADLFGLDWRLCFLINLPIGVAALALLRRVPESRHPAARLDLAGVVLVSAALVALVLPLVEGREQGWPLWTWLSLAASVLLFALFVTTQRRSGQPLVHPALFRERAFSVGLVATQVFWMGQASFFLILALYLQVERGLSALESGVVFTAIGAGYLATSTYAHRIAARLGRQVVTVGALVMVVGLYGMWAAAGHGTGWLVPGLAVDGIGMGIALAPLTTTVLARVSPSHTGAAAGVLATVNQTGNAVGVALIGIVFYQAADLTGGFRAGLVALVALELALAAVIQLLPKR; via the coding sequence ATGACCGTCCTGGCCGCGCGGCCGGCGCCGGTCACCGCCCCGGCCGCCCGCTCCGTCAGCTTCCTGCCGGTGCTGCTGACCGCCACGTTCATGACGGCGATCGACGCGTTCATCGTCAACGTGGCACTGCCGGCGATGCAACGCGACCTCAACGCCGGCCCGGCCGCCCTGGAGTGGGTGGTCGCCGGCTACGTCCTCGCGGTGGCCGCCGGCCTGATCACCGGTGGCCGGCTGGGTGACCGGTACGGCCGCCGCCGGATCTTCGGGCTCGGCCTCGCGCTGTTCACCGCCGCCTCGGTGCTCTGCGGGCTCGCGCCCACCGCGGGCGTCCTGCTCGGCGCCCGGGTGCTGCAGGGGCTCGCGGCGGCGCTGCTCATGCCGCAGGTGCTGGCCATCGTGCGCACCAGCGTCGCGCCCGCCGAGCAGCCGAAGGCGTTCGCCCGGTACGGCCTCACGATGGGCCTGGGCGCCGTCTTCGGGCAGTTGATCGGCGGCCTGCTCATCCAGGCCGACCTGTTCGGCCTGGACTGGCGGCTGTGCTTCCTGATCAACCTGCCGATCGGCGTGGCAGCGCTGGCCCTCCTCCGCCGGGTGCCCGAGTCCCGCCACCCGGCGGCCCGGCTCGACCTGGCCGGCGTGGTGCTGGTCAGCGCGGCGCTGGTGGCGCTGGTGCTCCCGCTGGTGGAGGGGCGTGAACAGGGCTGGCCGCTCTGGACGTGGCTGAGCCTGGCCGCCTCGGTGCTGCTGTTCGCGCTGTTCGTGACGACCCAGCGGCGCAGCGGGCAACCCCTGGTGCACCCGGCGCTGTTCCGCGAGCGGGCGTTCTCGGTGGGGTTGGTGGCGACCCAGGTGTTCTGGATGGGGCAGGCCTCCTTCTTCCTCATCCTGGCCCTCTACCTGCAGGTCGAACGGGGCCTGTCGGCGCTGGAGTCCGGCGTCGTCTTCACCGCGATCGGCGCCGGCTACCTGGCCACCTCGACGTACGCCCACCGGATCGCCGCCCGGCTCGGTCGCCAGGTGGTCACGGTCGGCGCGCTGGTGATGGTGGTGGGCCTGTACGGCATGTGGGCGGCGGCCGGCCACGGGACCGGCTGGCTCGTGCCGGGGCTCGCGGTGGACGGCATCGGGATGGGCATCGCGCTCGCGCCGCTCACCACCACGGTGCTGGCCCGGGTCAGCCCGTCGCACACCGGCGCCGCCGCCGGCGTGCTCGCCACGGTCAACCAGACCGGCAACGCTGTCGGCGTGGCCCTGATCGGCATCGTCTTCTACCAGGCCGCCGACCTGACCGGCGGGTTCCGCGCCGGGCTGGTCGCGCTCGTCGCGTTGGAACTCGCGCTGGCCGCGGTCATCCAACTGCTGCCGAAGCGATGA
- a CDS encoding nuclear transport factor 2 family protein — MELIEKYLTAWNTTDPAARRALIDEVWTADGTYTDPLAAVAGRDQIDALIAGVQQQFPGLEFRLAGPVDAHHDLARFTWHLGPRGAEPIVVGFDVAVVADGRITTVHGFLDRVPA; from the coding sequence ATGGAACTGATCGAGAAGTACCTCACCGCCTGGAACACCACCGACCCCGCCGCCCGCCGAGCCCTCATCGACGAGGTCTGGACCGCCGACGGGACGTACACCGACCCGCTGGCCGCCGTCGCCGGGCGCGACCAGATCGACGCGCTGATCGCCGGCGTGCAGCAGCAGTTCCCGGGCCTGGAGTTCCGCCTCGCCGGCCCGGTCGACGCGCACCACGACCTGGCCCGCTTCACCTGGCACCTCGGCCCGCGCGGCGCCGAGCCGATCGTCGTCGGCTTCGACGTCGCGGTCGTCGCCGACGGCCGGATCACCACCGTGCACGGCTTCCTGGACCGGGTGCCGGCATGA